The proteins below are encoded in one region of Thunnus maccoyii chromosome 24, fThuMac1.1, whole genome shotgun sequence:
- the LOC121892328 gene encoding CD59B glycoprotein-like, with translation MKVFAFALLLLVAVTYGEALLCQNCVHETPDSTTCVETTVTCPPEMNACAKITYPAPAVNTFHKSCFKMIECLKLGITQGLQVNCCTWDSCNK, from the exons atgaaggtcTTTGCTTTTGCTCTCCTGCTCCTGGTGGCCGTCACCTACG GTGAGGCCCTGCTGTGTCAGAACTGTGTCCATGAGACTCCTGACAGTACAACCTGTGTGGAGACAACCGTGACCTGTCCTCCGGAGATGAACGCCTGTGCCAAAATCACCTACCCAGCCCCTGCTG TGAACACCTTCCACAAGTCCTGCTTCAAGATGATTGAGTGCCTGAAGCTGGGAATCACTCAGGGTCTGCAGGTCAACTGCTGCACCTGGGACAGCTGCAACAAATAA